The following proteins are encoded in a genomic region of Nicoliella spurrieriana:
- a CDS encoding TetR/AcrR family transcriptional regulator yields the protein MGRRKSFNQSEVLNKISMVFVQYGFEGTSLDLLVNATGLLRGSLYAAFGSKLGMFIAALKENINHGKDSFVTTYLMVIAMMELTSNNVEVKQIVLNWYHTQSQVDIELTLGRALLHKSGLLGGIDDGKQS from the coding sequence ATGGGAAGAAGAAAAAGTTTTAACCAATCAGAAGTATTAAATAAAATTAGTATGGTTTTCGTCCAATATGGCTTTGAAGGAACTTCACTAGATTTACTAGTTAATGCCACCGGATTGTTAAGAGGTAGCCTTTATGCTGCTTTCGGCAGTAAGTTAGGGATGTTCATTGCAGCTTTGAAGGAAAATATTAATCATGGAAAGGATTCGTTTGTAACAACTTATTTAATGGTTATTGCAATGATGGAATTAACTAGTAACAATGTTGAGGTAAAGCAAATTGTTTTAAATTGGTATCATACTCAATCCCAAGTTGATATTGAATTAACGTTGGGGAGGGCATTGCTACATAAAAGCGGATTATTAGGAGGAATTGATGATGGAAAACAAAGTTAA
- a CDS encoding APC family permease has translation MKSDVNKSGIGPFAAFATVMGTVIGGGVFFKTASVVASTYSFGLTILVWIVSGLLTICAGLTVSELAAALPETGGPVKFLELGYGKLTGFLFGWAQSLVYTPGNVAGLCLVFGTQFVNLFHLSSGMNLMVAILCGLTILVINLLGSQLAGRVQSIALIIKLIPILIIAIVGLFIPGQVHVQLWPFTPINHANVWSAFGQGLLATMFAYDGWIGISNIAGELKNPKSDLPKAIIIGLSLVTIIYTLINFVFLKNMPINAIAGNQNTASQVASHLFGAYGGKLVTIGILVSVYGAINGYLFTGIQIPRVLGSENMIPFSKHFAKVSKNGAPYVAAIFQFVVAVLMMCSGSFDILTDMSMFIVWSFFCLLFVEVIMLRKKRPDLSRPYKVPGYPIVPLLALVGALFVLIVTIFTQTGLVIAGVILTAIGVPVYYLHQRQINK, from the coding sequence GTGAAAAGTGATGTTAATAAGAGTGGGATTGGCCCCTTTGCCGCGTTTGCGACGGTAATGGGAACTGTTATCGGTGGAGGAGTTTTCTTCAAAACCGCTAGCGTTGTTGCCAGCACCTACTCTTTTGGTTTGACAATTTTAGTCTGGATTGTTTCTGGTCTATTGACCATTTGTGCAGGATTAACGGTTTCTGAATTAGCCGCTGCCCTTCCTGAAACTGGTGGGCCGGTTAAATTTTTGGAACTCGGGTATGGAAAATTAACTGGTTTCTTATTCGGGTGGGCACAATCGCTAGTCTATACTCCCGGCAATGTTGCCGGGTTGTGTTTAGTATTTGGAACTCAGTTCGTCAATTTATTCCACCTATCCAGCGGAATGAACCTAATGGTAGCGATTTTATGTGGACTAACAATTCTGGTAATTAATTTATTGGGAAGCCAACTGGCCGGACGGGTCCAATCAATTGCGTTGATTATTAAATTAATTCCAATTCTAATCATTGCAATCGTCGGTCTATTCATCCCCGGCCAAGTACACGTACAGCTATGGCCATTTACCCCAATTAATCATGCTAACGTGTGGTCCGCATTTGGACAGGGACTTCTTGCTACCATGTTCGCATACGATGGTTGGATTGGAATTAGTAACATCGCTGGTGAATTGAAGAACCCGAAGAGTGATTTACCTAAAGCAATTATTATCGGGCTTAGTTTAGTAACCATCATTTATACGCTGATTAACTTCGTGTTCTTAAAGAATATGCCAATCAACGCAATTGCGGGAAATCAAAATACCGCATCCCAAGTTGCTAGTCACCTCTTCGGTGCTTATGGTGGGAAGCTAGTAACCATTGGAATCTTAGTCTCAGTTTACGGAGCTATTAATGGTTATCTCTTTACCGGGATTCAAATCCCCCGCGTACTGGGAAGCGAAAACATGATTCCATTTAGCAAGCATTTTGCTAAGGTTAGTAAGAATGGTGCCCCCTACGTTGCTGCCATTTTCCAATTCGTAGTTGCGGTATTGATGATGTGTTCAGGTAGTTTCGATATTTTAACTGACATGTCGATGTTTATTGTTTGGTCATTCTTCTGTTTACTATTTGTTGAAGTGATTATGCTTAGAAAGAAACGGCCTGACTTAAGTCGACCTTACAAGGTCCCTGGTTACCCCATTGTGCCACTGTTAGCACTAGTCGGTGCCTTATTCGTATTGATCGTTACCATCTTTACGCAAACTGGATTGGTAATTGCAGGAGTGATTTTAACCGCAATTGGAGTTCCAGTTTATTATTTACATCAAAGACAAATTAATAAGTAA
- the gntK gene encoding gluconokinase, with protein sequence MNYIIGVDIGTTSTKVLLYDQNGKIAGEQNNGYQMYQDTPDMSEEDPDEILGATVRGIRKLTATVDQQKDTIKGVSFSCAMHSLIVLDDEYKPLTRAITWGDNRAYKYAHELKESDMGQKLYEATGTPIHPMTPLSKILWLKNDHKDIYDKASWFIGIKEYVLHRFFGVLKEDYSIANATGMFNIYNMDWDEDALKLTGVSRDQLPELVDTTYQIRGLHRHTAKLLGLDADTPFVIGSSDGPLANLGVNAIEPGVEAVTIGTSGAVRITSDKPLTDKKGRVFCYYLTKGMWVIGGPVNNGGSVFKWVRDQLCAPEKVTAEQMGVSPYEILTKIAARIHPGSDGLIFHPYLGGERAPIWNANARGSFFGLTRIHTRAHMIRAALEGIVYNLYTVSLALKEVVGDPKSIQVTGGFAQSAICRQIISDIFEQEVHIPESVEGTALGAATLGMYSLGMIDSLSEVKNFVGKSFALEPNQENYEIYRELLPIYIRLTREFESEYKNIADFQRKHDVDLSN encoded by the coding sequence ATGAATTATATTATCGGTGTGGATATCGGGACCACAAGTACCAAGGTCCTCTTGTATGATCAAAACGGCAAAATTGCGGGTGAACAAAATAACGGTTACCAAATGTATCAAGATACTCCTGACATGTCAGAAGAAGATCCAGATGAAATTTTGGGGGCTACCGTTCGGGGAATTCGGAAGTTAACCGCCACCGTTGACCAACAAAAGGATACGATTAAGGGGGTTTCGTTTTCCTGTGCCATGCATAGTTTAATCGTCTTAGATGACGAATATAAACCTTTGACGCGTGCCATCACTTGGGGAGATAATCGTGCTTACAAATATGCCCATGAACTAAAGGAAAGTGATATGGGGCAAAAGTTATATGAAGCCACGGGGACACCCATTCATCCCATGACCCCCCTATCTAAGATTCTTTGGTTAAAAAATGACCATAAGGATATTTACGATAAGGCAAGTTGGTTCATTGGAATTAAGGAATATGTGCTCCACCGTTTCTTCGGGGTTTTAAAGGAGGACTACTCCATTGCTAACGCTACCGGAATGTTCAACATCTATAACATGGATTGGGACGAAGATGCCCTCAAGTTGACCGGGGTGAGTCGAGACCAACTTCCTGAATTGGTTGATACCACTTATCAAATCAGGGGACTCCATCGCCACACCGCCAAGTTATTAGGCTTGGATGCCGATACGCCATTCGTAATTGGTTCATCAGACGGTCCATTAGCCAACCTCGGCGTGAACGCAATTGAACCTGGAGTGGAAGCCGTTACAATTGGAACTTCAGGTGCGGTGCGAATTACGTCTGATAAGCCATTGACCGATAAAAAGGGCCGGGTCTTTTGTTACTACCTGACTAAGGGAATGTGGGTCATTGGTGGCCCCGTTAATAATGGCGGGAGCGTCTTTAAGTGGGTTCGTGATCAACTCTGTGCTCCTGAAAAAGTGACTGCGGAACAAATGGGCGTTAGTCCTTATGAAATCTTGACTAAGATTGCAGCCCGAATTCATCCTGGATCAGATGGATTAATCTTCCATCCATATCTGGGTGGGGAAAGAGCGCCCATTTGGAACGCCAACGCCCGGGGATCATTCTTTGGATTAACTAGAATTCATACCCGTGCCCACATGATTAGAGCAGCGCTAGAAGGAATCGTATACAACCTATACACCGTCTCACTTGCGTTGAAGGAAGTGGTTGGTGATCCTAAGTCGATTCAAGTTACCGGTGGATTTGCACAGTCTGCAATCTGTCGTCAAATCATTTCGGATATCTTCGAACAAGAAGTCCACATTCCAGAAAGTGTTGAAGGAACCGCGCTCGGAGCTGCAACGCTTGGGATGTATAGTTTAGGAATGATTGATAGCCTATCTGAAGTTAAAAACTTCGTGGGCAAGAGTTTCGCACTTGAACCCAACCAAGAAAACTACGAAATTTACCGGGAATTGCTCCCAATTTACATTCGTTTGACCCGTGAGTTCGAAAGCGAATATAAAAACATTGCTGATTTTCAACGGAAACATGATGTTGATTTAAGCAATTAA
- a CDS encoding GH25 family lysozyme — MVNKRVANMSRLARTRRKKRHFGCLKLLSLVILGWLVVMGINWYHQYQDNKLNQYAIRGVTVSQQNSYVDFISLANIGERFVYIRASQGAIYTDNDFADNYQRAQGSNLKVGVYHSFSLNSSADAQFTNFSSEVDNNVGILPIAIQITENETTLTKKQIQSVRHFINLVQQRYDRRIIIWSTNRIYDQVRFKGNLCLFWSLNNELVDGQHALKTYNPNQTLKNDGQSQQFVQSVFNGNERQWREYIKSRLSKNGGIALEN; from the coding sequence TTGGTTAATAAAAGGGTTGCTAATATGAGTCGACTAGCACGGACCCGTCGTAAAAAGCGCCATTTTGGTTGCCTAAAATTACTCAGCTTGGTAATACTGGGATGGTTAGTGGTGATGGGCATTAATTGGTATCACCAGTACCAAGATAATAAATTAAATCAATATGCAATTCGGGGGGTCACAGTTAGCCAACAAAATAGCTATGTCGACTTTATCTCGCTTGCAAATATTGGTGAACGCTTTGTTTACATCCGTGCTAGTCAGGGTGCGATTTATACTGATAATGATTTTGCGGATAACTATCAACGGGCTCAGGGCTCTAATCTAAAGGTTGGTGTTTACCACTCATTTAGCCTTAATAGTAGTGCGGATGCTCAGTTTACTAATTTTAGTAGCGAGGTGGATAATAATGTTGGTATTTTACCCATCGCAATTCAAATTACCGAAAATGAAACTACACTAACTAAAAAACAAATTCAATCGGTAAGGCACTTTATTAATCTAGTTCAACAGCGTTATGACCGCCGAATCATAATTTGGTCCACTAATCGAATTTATGATCAAGTCCGTTTTAAGGGCAACCTATGCCTATTTTGGTCATTAAATAACGAGTTAGTTGATGGACAACATGCGTTAAAAACTTATAATCCCAATCAAACATTGAAAAATGACGGACAAAGCCAACAGTTCGTCCAGTCTGTATTTAATGGCAATGAACGACAGTGGCGTGAATATATTAAGTCACGACTTTCTAAAAATGGAGGAATCGCACTTGAAAACTAA
- a CDS encoding DEAD/DEAH box helicase, producing the protein MKTNFAQHFTQLGFDQLTPIQEQVYQPIIDGQSIVGLSPTGSGKTVAFTIPIIEQLMPREGTQVLILEPSQELAMQTTSVMRDWAKLNDAKVLALTGGANVKRQIEKLKKRPEVVVGTPGRVLNLLDDHKLKLHHLKTVVIDEADDLLQDTTLSSVREILNQGPSDVQLTFFSATDTEILHSLKKWFNVEPQLIDVRKIDHSAGEVKHRLLNVSRGKRNQMLNRLTHINGFKALVFFDQLLDLNRAYSFFRHNHVNNVASLTSNMNQMQRQRAITGFRKGHYKLLLTTDVAARGLDIAKLPAVVNFDLPNEANQYVHRVGRTGRMGEPGLVINFGNDHDFRDLKRLVLDNGYDLEPTFFYKNQLVDHVPAQKPGHANKATQSVKSVESIANDKADSRSKTTVEKEKKVAKSDQNVTHKALVNTPLPDSAHPTKKQMKRRNKKHLKNKGMRKKWRNANK; encoded by the coding sequence TTGAAAACTAATTTTGCACAACACTTTACTCAATTGGGCTTTGATCAACTGACCCCAATTCAAGAGCAAGTATATCAACCCATTATTGATGGGCAATCTATTGTTGGGCTTTCACCAACTGGTTCTGGAAAAACGGTCGCATTTACCATTCCAATTATTGAGCAGTTGATGCCCAGAGAGGGCACACAAGTATTGATTTTAGAGCCATCCCAGGAGTTAGCGATGCAAACGACTTCGGTAATGCGGGATTGGGCGAAGTTAAACGATGCAAAGGTGCTAGCACTAACTGGTGGAGCCAATGTTAAGCGGCAAATTGAAAAGCTAAAGAAACGTCCCGAAGTAGTGGTAGGAACTCCTGGTCGGGTTTTGAACCTCTTGGATGATCATAAATTAAAGCTGCACCATTTGAAGACGGTGGTAATCGATGAAGCCGACGATTTACTTCAGGATACGACGTTATCATCAGTTCGTGAAATCCTTAATCAAGGGCCATCTGATGTTCAATTAACGTTCTTTTCAGCGACTGATACAGAAATTTTGCATTCATTAAAAAAGTGGTTCAATGTTGAGCCGCAATTGATTGATGTCCGTAAAATTGACCATAGTGCAGGTGAAGTGAAGCACCGGTTATTAAATGTTTCACGTGGGAAACGAAATCAAATGTTAAACCGATTGACCCATATTAATGGCTTTAAAGCGTTGGTGTTTTTTGATCAGTTGCTAGATTTAAATCGGGCGTACAGTTTCTTTCGGCATAATCACGTTAATAATGTTGCTTCTCTAACTAGTAACATGAATCAAATGCAACGCCAAAGGGCCATTACTGGTTTTCGGAAGGGGCATTATAAACTATTATTAACTACCGATGTTGCTGCCCGGGGATTGGATATTGCAAAATTACCAGCGGTGGTTAACTTTGACTTACCAAATGAGGCCAATCAATATGTTCATCGGGTCGGACGAACCGGTCGAATGGGGGAGCCTGGGTTAGTAATTAACTTTGGGAATGACCATGATTTCCGGGACTTAAAACGTTTGGTATTGGATAATGGTTACGATCTAGAACCAACTTTCTTTTATAAAAACCAGTTAGTGGATCATGTGCCCGCTCAAAAACCAGGGCATGCTAATAAAGCCACCCAATCGGTTAAATCAGTCGAATCAATTGCAAATGATAAGGCTGATTCACGCTCAAAAACCACAGTAGAAAAGGAAAAGAAGGTTGCTAAATCAGATCAGAACGTCACCCATAAAGCATTAGTAAATACCCCATTGCCGGATTCTGCACACCCCACTAAGAAACAAATGAAACGCCGCAATAAAAAACATTTAAAGAATAAGGGAATGCGTAAAAAATGGCGGAATGCTAATAAATAA
- a CDS encoding phosphate ABC transporter substrate-binding protein PstS family protein, translated as MKKALSFVTILGVSGVLLAGCGSNSGSGTGSSSSSSKVTAVGSTALQPLVEQAATDFQSANSGASITVQGGGSGTGLSQVQQKAVQIGNSDIFAEKQAGIKANELKDHQVAVVGMAPVVNKDAGVKNVTMAQLKKIFTGKITNWKQVGGKDEKISVVNRAKGSGTRATFEQAVLGGASAVKAQEQDSNGTVQKIVQSTPGAVSYLAFSFLNSKLQPLSIDNVKPTDANVETNKWKIWSYEHMYTQAKPNKEAEKFIKYIQSSKVQDGLVKKLGYISISNMKVTKDANNKVTNK; from the coding sequence ATGAAAAAAGCGTTATCATTTGTAACAATTTTAGGTGTATCTGGTGTTTTACTTGCAGGATGTGGATCAAATAGTGGTTCAGGAACTGGTTCATCTAGTTCAAGCAGCAAGGTAACTGCTGTTGGATCAACGGCTTTACAACCATTAGTTGAACAAGCTGCTACTGATTTCCAAAGTGCTAACTCTGGTGCAAGCATTACCGTTCAAGGTGGTGGTTCAGGAACTGGTTTAAGCCAAGTTCAACAAAAGGCGGTTCAAATTGGTAACTCTGATATCTTCGCTGAAAAGCAAGCAGGGATTAAAGCCAATGAGTTAAAGGATCATCAAGTTGCAGTTGTTGGAATGGCTCCGGTAGTTAACAAGGATGCCGGTGTTAAGAACGTTACGATGGCGCAATTAAAGAAAATCTTTACTGGTAAGATTACTAACTGGAAACAAGTTGGTGGTAAGGATGAAAAGATTAGCGTTGTTAACCGTGCTAAGGGTAGTGGTACCCGTGCTACGTTCGAACAAGCCGTTTTAGGTGGTGCTAGTGCTGTTAAGGCGCAAGAACAAGACTCTAACGGAACCGTTCAAAAAATTGTTCAATCAACACCAGGAGCAGTTAGTTACCTTGCTTTCTCATTCTTAAACAGTAAGTTACAACCACTTTCAATTGATAACGTTAAGCCAACTGATGCTAACGTTGAAACTAATAAGTGGAAGATTTGGTCATACGAACACATGTACACTCAAGCTAAGCCAAATAAGGAAGCTGAAAAGTTCATTAAGTACATTCAATCAAGCAAGGTTCAAGACGGCCTAGTTAAGAAGCTTGGTTACATCAGCATCTCAAATATGAAGGTTACTAAGGATGCTAACAATAAAGTTACTAATAAGTAA
- the pstC gene encoding phosphate ABC transporter permease subunit PstC: protein MDQIKAKLMKPSRETKQETVGKIISYTCIVAIMLLVLLVLYFIISFGMSTFTTNHVNLWSFLSGTNWNPSQLDAHGNPEVGALPMIVTSFAVTVLSALVATPFAIAVALFMTIIAPKHGKGFLQSIIELLVGIPSVVYGYIGLTLVVPFIRGIYGGTGFGILSGTIVLFVMVLPTITSMTVDSLKAVPRYYLEASLALGATRWQTIYKVILRAATPGILTAIIFGMARAFGEALAVQMVIGNATLMPKSLLTPAATLTSQLTTGIGNTVMGSLPNNALWSLALILLLMSLVFNIAVKFVGSKGDLNK from the coding sequence ATGGATCAAATTAAAGCAAAGTTGATGAAGCCTTCTCGCGAAACTAAGCAGGAAACAGTGGGTAAAATCATTAGTTATACCTGTATCGTCGCAATTATGCTTTTAGTTCTATTGGTGTTATATTTCATTATTTCATTTGGGATGTCGACGTTTACGACCAATCACGTTAATTTATGGTCATTCCTTTCTGGGACTAACTGGAATCCAAGTCAATTAGATGCCCATGGTAATCCAGAAGTGGGTGCACTACCAATGATCGTTACTTCGTTTGCAGTTACGGTATTGTCTGCGTTAGTTGCAACACCATTTGCAATTGCAGTCGCATTGTTTATGACCATCATTGCACCTAAGCATGGGAAGGGATTCTTACAATCCATTATTGAATTATTAGTCGGGATACCTTCAGTTGTTTATGGTTATATTGGTTTAACACTGGTAGTTCCATTCATTCGTGGCATTTATGGTGGGACTGGATTTGGAATTTTATCCGGAACAATCGTGCTATTCGTAATGGTATTGCCAACAATTACTTCAATGACTGTTGATAGTTTAAAAGCGGTCCCACGCTACTATCTTGAGGCATCACTTGCATTAGGTGCCACTCGTTGGCAGACGATTTATAAAGTGATTTTAAGAGCTGCGACCCCTGGAATCTTAACTGCGATTATTTTTGGGATGGCACGGGCGTTCGGTGAAGCATTAGCCGTTCAAATGGTAATTGGGAACGCAACCCTAATGCCAAAGAGTTTATTAACTCCAGCTGCGACCTTGACTAGTCAACTAACAACTGGAATTGGAAACACCGTTATGGGCTCGCTACCAAATAATGCGCTTTGGTCATTGGCATTGATTCTATTATTAATGTCATTAGTATTTAATATCGCCGTTAAGTTTGTCGGTTCGAAGGGAGACTTAAATAAATAA
- the pstA gene encoding phosphate ABC transporter permease PstA: MNPKIANKIADAVIYILVAVVVIILALLIGFILITGVPHISWHFLTSVSQAFAAGGGIRDQLFNSIYLLILTLIISFPIALGSGIYLAEYAPKNWFTNLIQTAIEVLSSLPSIIVGLFCYLLFVIKLQLGFSILSGAIALTFFNLPLLTRNIQESLESVPDLQREAGASLGLSRWKTITGIIFPIAIPGIITGIILSAGRVFGEAAALIYTAGESAPVINYGDFNPFNTASFLNPMRPAETLAVHIWKVNTEGVTPDASAISSGSSAVLIIVILIFNLGAHYIGKRLYAKMTASK; the protein is encoded by the coding sequence ATGAATCCAAAAATTGCTAATAAAATTGCGGATGCAGTGATTTACATTCTGGTGGCAGTGGTTGTCATCATTCTAGCTTTATTAATTGGTTTTATTTTAATTACTGGGGTGCCTCATATTTCATGGCACTTCTTAACTTCGGTGTCACAAGCCTTTGCAGCTGGTGGTGGAATTAGGGATCAGCTGTTTAATTCAATTTATCTATTGATTTTAACCCTAATTATTTCATTTCCAATTGCGTTAGGTTCAGGAATTTACTTAGCTGAATACGCACCTAAGAATTGGTTCACTAACTTGATTCAAACTGCAATTGAAGTATTAAGTTCACTCCCATCAATTATCGTTGGTTTATTCTGTTACCTATTATTTGTTATTAAGCTGCAATTAGGATTCTCAATTCTTTCTGGTGCAATTGCGCTGACCTTCTTTAATTTGCCATTGCTGACCAGAAACATTCAAGAATCCTTGGAATCCGTCCCCGATTTACAAAGAGAAGCCGGAGCATCATTAGGACTTTCTAGATGGAAAACCATTACTGGCATCATTTTCCCAATTGCTATCCCTGGAATTATTACTGGAATTATCCTTAGTGCAGGACGTGTGTTTGGTGAAGCCGCTGCTCTAATTTACACTGCTGGTGAAAGTGCACCGGTCATTAATTATGGTGATTTTAATCCGTTTAACACCGCTAGTTTCTTAAATCCAATGCGTCCAGCCGAAACCTTAGCCGTTCATATTTGGAAGGTTAATACTGAAGGAGTTACCCCTGACGCATCAGCCATTTCCAGTGGTTCTTCAGCTGTTTTGATTATTGTAATTTTGATCTTTAACCTAGGGGCACATTATATTGGGAAACGGCTCTACGCTAAGATGACTGCTAGCAAGTAA
- the pstB gene encoding phosphate ABC transporter ATP-binding protein PstB: MAFKDYDFNDTYFASFDDEKALVTKDLQVYYGDNHAFHDGNLSFSRNKITALIGASGSGKSTYLRCLNRMNDNVARVTGEIMYRGTNINSDDVNVYEVRSHIGMVFQRPNPFAKSIRENITFALKQHGLTDKSELDQRVEESLRGASLWDEVKDRLDKSALSLSGGQAQRLCIARSIAMKPDILLMDEPASALDPISTKNIENTLNQLKKEYTIIIVTHNMQQASRISDYTSFFHLGHALEFDRTERIFTNPHVKATEDYISGNFG; encoded by the coding sequence GTGGCATTTAAAGATTATGATTTTAATGATACCTACTTCGCTTCTTTTGATGATGAAAAAGCGTTAGTAACTAAGGATTTACAGGTGTATTATGGCGATAACCATGCATTTCACGACGGGAACTTATCGTTTTCGCGTAATAAGATTACTGCTCTAATTGGTGCATCTGGATCCGGGAAGTCGACTTATTTAAGGTGTTTGAACCGAATGAATGATAATGTAGCGCGGGTAACTGGTGAAATTATGTACCGTGGGACCAATATTAATTCGGATGATGTAAATGTTTATGAAGTCCGGAGTCATATTGGAATGGTATTTCAAAGACCGAATCCGTTTGCAAAATCAATTCGCGAAAATATTACCTTTGCATTGAAACAACACGGGCTAACTGATAAGTCTGAATTGGACCAACGGGTTGAAGAAAGCCTAAGGGGCGCATCACTTTGGGATGAAGTAAAGGATCGTTTGGATAAAAGTGCGCTCTCACTTTCAGGTGGACAAGCTCAACGACTATGTATTGCCCGTTCGATTGCAATGAAACCTGACATTCTATTAATGGATGAACCAGCTAGTGCCTTGGATCCAATTTCAACTAAAAACATTGAAAACACTTTAAACCAGTTGAAAAAGGAATATACAATTATTATCGTGACGCATAATATGCAGCAAGCATCTAGAATTAGTGACTATACTTCATTCTTTCACTTGGGACATGCCCTTGAATTTGATCGAACTGAACGAATCTTTACTAATCCGCATGTAAAAGCAACGGAAGATTATATTTCAGGGAACTTCGGTTAA
- the pstB gene encoding phosphate ABC transporter ATP-binding protein PstB, producing the protein MTENVITSENVRLYYGEKEALHGVNLDFKQNEITALIGPSGSGKSTYLRCLNRINDLIPDVTVTGSIKFDKKDIYAPDVDITELRKRIGMVFQQPNPFPFSVYENVAYGVKLAGRNKVSKQEMDKIVEDSLKKAAVWDEVKDNLNDSALSFSGGQQQRICIARVLAVKPEIILLDEPTSALDPISSYAIENTLLDIKNDYTIIIVTHNMQQASRISDKTAFLLDGKLVEFGPTQEIFINPQKKETNDYLNGKFG; encoded by the coding sequence ATGACGGAAAATGTAATTACATCAGAAAACGTGCGCCTCTACTATGGTGAAAAAGAGGCTTTGCATGGAGTAAATTTGGACTTCAAGCAAAATGAGATTACAGCCTTGATCGGACCTTCTGGATCTGGTAAATCCACTTATCTAAGATGTTTAAATCGAATTAATGATTTAATTCCAGATGTTACCGTAACTGGGAGTATTAAATTCGATAAGAAGGATATTTACGCTCCAGACGTTGATATTACTGAGTTACGGAAGCGCATTGGGATGGTGTTTCAACAACCAAATCCATTTCCGTTTTCAGTGTATGAAAATGTAGCATATGGAGTTAAATTAGCAGGACGGAATAAGGTTTCTAAGCAAGAAATGGATAAAATTGTTGAAGATAGTTTGAAAAAAGCTGCTGTTTGGGATGAAGTTAAGGACAACTTGAATGATAGTGCACTATCGTTTTCAGGTGGTCAGCAACAACGAATCTGTATCGCACGGGTGTTAGCAGTTAAACCAGAAATTATTCTATTGGATGAACCAACTAGTGCCTTGGATCCAATTTCTAGTTATGCGATTGAAAATACGTTGCTTGATATTAAAAATGATTATACAATTATCATTGTTACCCATAATATGCAACAAGCATCCAGAATTTCTGATAAAACTGCTTTCCTATTGGATGGAAAGTTGGTTGAATTTGGACCAACCCAAGAAATTTTTATTAATCCACAGAAAAAAGAAACCAATGATTACCTTAATGGTAAGTTTGGATAG
- the phoU gene encoding phosphate signaling complex protein PhoU gives MHDDFLEQLKKLQSTFMNMGINVSEQIYQASTTFMTHDKSKAKLIVSDDSQVNTEEVDLEKEALNLIALQQPVAAYFRQIICILKSSSDLERIGDHASSIAQETLRMKKKQKLPDVDAIISKMTLKIREMLESTLDAYLHENESAARLIAQDDLTIDKYFVECRNLIIAEIEKDTKKIPSAASYLLVVRLLERIGDHIVNLDEWVVYNHSGKLIELNPGKIEPDLIKKELKTEKNELDKSSENKETPSSNK, from the coding sequence ATGCATGATGATTTTTTAGAACAACTTAAAAAGCTCCAAAGTACTTTTATGAATATGGGAATCAACGTTAGTGAACAGATTTATCAAGCTTCTACTACTTTTATGACCCATGATAAATCTAAAGCTAAATTGATTGTTAGTGATGATTCCCAAGTTAACACTGAAGAAGTGGATCTAGAAAAAGAAGCGTTGAACTTAATTGCATTGCAACAACCGGTTGCTGCATACTTTAGACAAATTATCTGTATTCTAAAGTCTAGTTCTGATCTTGAAAGAATTGGTGATCATGCAAGTTCAATCGCTCAAGAAACTTTACGAATGAAGAAAAAGCAAAAGCTACCTGATGTTGATGCAATCATTTCAAAAATGACGCTAAAAATTCGTGAAATGTTAGAATCAACGCTGGATGCATATCTTCATGAAAATGAATCAGCAGCTCGTTTAATTGCTCAAGATGATTTGACAATTGATAAGTACTTTGTTGAATGTCGAAACTTAATTATTGCTGAAATTGAAAAGGATACTAAGAAAATCCCATCTGCTGCCAGTTACTTACTAGTGGTTCGGCTATTAGAACGGATTGGGGACCACATTGTTAACTTAGATGAATGGGTAGTATACAATCATTCTGGGAAGTTAATTGAATTAAATCCCGGGAAAATTGAACCAGATTTAATTAAAAAGGAATTAAAAACTGAAAAGAATGAATTGGATAAATCATCTGAAAATAAAGAAACTCCTTCATCTAATAAATAA